One window of Nymphaea colorata isolate Beijing-Zhang1983 chromosome 11, ASM883128v2, whole genome shotgun sequence genomic DNA carries:
- the LOC116264211 gene encoding homeobox protein knotted-1-like 6 isoform X3, translating to MDEMYGAVFAVDYSDNTEIGSSVSPESFVCAGEFASPYPSYYPSAGSECCFGEVMPSSSAVAVGAVPPAAPVPEMSASPCFAGEEARGACAGEISAAMKAKIASHPRYPSLVEAYIECRKVGAPPEIASVLEEIRRENDASKVSAATGCFGADPELDEFMESYFEILERYKSDLTKPFEEATTFLNRIERKLRNLCSERTQRNSGSDEQAESSDDELSGGEIDVRDAPLRGQERELKDKLLRKYSGYLSSLRQEFSKKKKKGKLPKEATQTLLDWWNLHYKWPYPTEADKIALAESTGLDQKQINNWFINQRKRHWRPSENMEFGLMDSLSATVCEGSEGYNCTYEV from the exons ATGGACGAGATGTACGGGGCGGTCTTTGCTGTGGATTATTCGGACAACACCGAGATCGGGTCGTCTGTGTCGCCGGAGAGCTTTGTGTGCGCGGGGGAGTTCGCGTCGCCCTACCCGAGCTACTACCCGTCAGCCGGGTCGGAGTGCTGCTTCGGCGAAGTGATGCCCTCCTCCTCCGCCGTCGCGGTAGGGGCGGTGCCTCCCGCGGCGCCGGTGCCAGAGATGTCGGCGTCCCCGTGCTTCGCGGGGGAGGAGGCGAGGGGGGCGTGCGCTGGGGAGATCTCCGCGGCGATGAAGGCGAAGATCGCGAGCCATCCTCGGTACCCGAGCCTCGTGGAGGCCTACATAGAGTGCCGCAAG GTTGGAGCACCGCCGGAAATAGCGTCGGTTTTGGAAGAGATCCGGCGAGAGAACGATGCCAGCAAGGTCAGTGCAGCCACTGGTTGCTTCGGTGCCGACCCGGAGCTCGACGAGTTCATG GAATCTTACTTTGAGATCTTGGAGAGGTACAAGTCGGACCTGACTAAGCCTTTCGAGGAGGCAACCACGTTCTTGAACAGGATAGAGAGGAAGCTGAGGAATCTTTGCAGCGAAAGGACGCAGAGAAATTCCGGTTCAG ATGAGCAGGCAGAGTCATCGGATGACGAATTGAGTGGTGGAGAGATTGATGTCCGTGATGCACCACTCCGTGGTCAAGAGCGTGAGCTGAAAGACAAACTCTTACGTAAATACAGTGGTTACCTTAGTAGCCTCAGGCAAGAAttctcgaagaagaagaagaaagggaagttGCCGAAAGAAGCCACACAGACCTTGCTTGACTGGTGGAATTTGCACTATAAGTGGCCATATCCAACG GAAGCTGACAAGATTGCACTTGCCGAGTCTACTGGATTGGACCAAAAACAGATAAATAATTGGTTCATAAACCAGAGAAAACGCCACTGGAGGCCATCAGAAAATATGGAGTTTGGTTTAATGGATAGTCTTTCTGCAACTGTCTGCGAG GGCTCTGAAGGTTATAATTGCACGTATGAAGTATGA
- the LOC116264211 gene encoding homeobox protein knotted-1-like 6 isoform X4 has protein sequence MDEMYGAVFAVDYSDNTEIGSSVSPESFVCAGEFASPYPSYYPSAGSECCFGEVMPSSSAVAVGAVPPAAPVPEMSASPCFAGEEARGACAGEISAAMKAKIASHPRYPSLVEAYIECRKVGAPPEIASVLEEIRRENDASKVSAATGCFGADPELDEFMESYFEILERYKSDLTKPFEEATTFLNRIERKLRNLCSERTQRNSGSDEQAESSDDELSGGEIDVRDAPLRGQERELKDKLLRKYSGYLSSLRQEFSKKKKKGKLPKEATQTLLDWWNLHYKWPYPTEADKIALAESTGLDQKQINNWFINQRKRHWRPSENMEFGLMDSLSATVCEVIIARMKYETFSSHLSQKGTIRRYLDALTDKCLFRPIFI, from the exons ATGGACGAGATGTACGGGGCGGTCTTTGCTGTGGATTATTCGGACAACACCGAGATCGGGTCGTCTGTGTCGCCGGAGAGCTTTGTGTGCGCGGGGGAGTTCGCGTCGCCCTACCCGAGCTACTACCCGTCAGCCGGGTCGGAGTGCTGCTTCGGCGAAGTGATGCCCTCCTCCTCCGCCGTCGCGGTAGGGGCGGTGCCTCCCGCGGCGCCGGTGCCAGAGATGTCGGCGTCCCCGTGCTTCGCGGGGGAGGAGGCGAGGGGGGCGTGCGCTGGGGAGATCTCCGCGGCGATGAAGGCGAAGATCGCGAGCCATCCTCGGTACCCGAGCCTCGTGGAGGCCTACATAGAGTGCCGCAAG GTTGGAGCACCGCCGGAAATAGCGTCGGTTTTGGAAGAGATCCGGCGAGAGAACGATGCCAGCAAGGTCAGTGCAGCCACTGGTTGCTTCGGTGCCGACCCGGAGCTCGACGAGTTCATG GAATCTTACTTTGAGATCTTGGAGAGGTACAAGTCGGACCTGACTAAGCCTTTCGAGGAGGCAACCACGTTCTTGAACAGGATAGAGAGGAAGCTGAGGAATCTTTGCAGCGAAAGGACGCAGAGAAATTCCGGTTCAG ATGAGCAGGCAGAGTCATCGGATGACGAATTGAGTGGTGGAGAGATTGATGTCCGTGATGCACCACTCCGTGGTCAAGAGCGTGAGCTGAAAGACAAACTCTTACGTAAATACAGTGGTTACCTTAGTAGCCTCAGGCAAGAAttctcgaagaagaagaagaaagggaagttGCCGAAAGAAGCCACACAGACCTTGCTTGACTGGTGGAATTTGCACTATAAGTGGCCATATCCAACG GAAGCTGACAAGATTGCACTTGCCGAGTCTACTGGATTGGACCAAAAACAGATAAATAATTGGTTCATAAACCAGAGAAAACGCCACTGGAGGCCATCAGAAAATATGGAGTTTGGTTTAATGGATAGTCTTTCTGCAACTGTCTGCGAG GTTATAATTGCACGTATGAAGTATGAAACTTTCAGTTCTCATCTTTCTCAGAAGGGGACGATCCGAAGGTATTTGGATGCATTAACTGATAAGTGCCTATTCAGACCCATTTTCATCTAG
- the LOC116264211 gene encoding homeobox protein knotted-1-like 6 isoform X1 has translation MDEMYGAVFAVDYSDNTEIGSSVSPESFVCAGEFASPYPSYYPSAGSECCFGEVMPSSSAVAVGAVPPAAPVPEMSASPCFAGEEARGACAGEISAAMKAKIASHPRYPSLVEAYIECRKVGAPPEIASVLEEIRRENDASKVSAATGCFGADPELDEFMESYFEILERYKSDLTKPFEEATTFLNRIERKLRNLCSERTQRNSDEQAESSDDELSGGEIDVRDAPLRGQERELKDKLLRKYSGYLSSLRQEFSKKKKKGKLPKEATQTLLDWWNLHYKWPYPTEADKIALAESTGLDQKQINNWFINQRKRHWRPSENMEFGLMDSLSATVCEVIIARMKYETFSSHLSQKGTIRRYLDALTDKCLFRPIFI, from the exons ATGGACGAGATGTACGGGGCGGTCTTTGCTGTGGATTATTCGGACAACACCGAGATCGGGTCGTCTGTGTCGCCGGAGAGCTTTGTGTGCGCGGGGGAGTTCGCGTCGCCCTACCCGAGCTACTACCCGTCAGCCGGGTCGGAGTGCTGCTTCGGCGAAGTGATGCCCTCCTCCTCCGCCGTCGCGGTAGGGGCGGTGCCTCCCGCGGCGCCGGTGCCAGAGATGTCGGCGTCCCCGTGCTTCGCGGGGGAGGAGGCGAGGGGGGCGTGCGCTGGGGAGATCTCCGCGGCGATGAAGGCGAAGATCGCGAGCCATCCTCGGTACCCGAGCCTCGTGGAGGCCTACATAGAGTGCCGCAAG GTTGGAGCACCGCCGGAAATAGCGTCGGTTTTGGAAGAGATCCGGCGAGAGAACGATGCCAGCAAGGTCAGTGCAGCCACTGGTTGCTTCGGTGCCGACCCGGAGCTCGACGAGTTCATG GAATCTTACTTTGAGATCTTGGAGAGGTACAAGTCGGACCTGACTAAGCCTTTCGAGGAGGCAACCACGTTCTTGAACAGGATAGAGAGGAAGCTGAGGAATCTTTGCAGCGAAAGGACGCAGAGAAATTCCG ATGAGCAGGCAGAGTCATCGGATGACGAATTGAGTGGTGGAGAGATTGATGTCCGTGATGCACCACTCCGTGGTCAAGAGCGTGAGCTGAAAGACAAACTCTTACGTAAATACAGTGGTTACCTTAGTAGCCTCAGGCAAGAAttctcgaagaagaagaagaaagggaagttGCCGAAAGAAGCCACACAGACCTTGCTTGACTGGTGGAATTTGCACTATAAGTGGCCATATCCAACG GAAGCTGACAAGATTGCACTTGCCGAGTCTACTGGATTGGACCAAAAACAGATAAATAATTGGTTCATAAACCAGAGAAAACGCCACTGGAGGCCATCAGAAAATATGGAGTTTGGTTTAATGGATAGTCTTTCTGCAACTGTCTGCGAG GTTATAATTGCACGTATGAAGTATGAAACTTTCAGTTCTCATCTTTCTCAGAAGGGGACGATCCGAAGGTATTTGGATGCATTAACTGATAAGTGCCTATTCAGACCCATTTTCATCTAG
- the LOC116264211 gene encoding homeobox protein knotted-1-like 6 isoform X2 codes for MDEMYGAVFAVDYSDNTEIGSSVSPESFVCAGEFASPYPSYYPSAGSECCFGEVMPSSSAVAVGAVPPAAPVPEMSASPCFAGEEARGACAGEISAAMKAKIASHPRYPSLVEAYIECRKVGAPPEIASVLEEIRRENDASKVSAATGCFGADPELDEFMESYFEILERYKSDLTKPFEEATTFLNRIERKLRNLCSERTQRNSGSDEQAESSDDELSGGEIDVRDAPLRGQERELKDKLLRKYSGYLSSLRQEFSKKKKKGKLPKEATQTLLDWWNLHYKWPYPTEADKIALAESTGLDQKQINNWFINQRKRHWRPSENMEFGLMDSLSATVCEVIIARMKYETFSSHLSQKGTIRRLCLVQVLPICC; via the exons ATGGACGAGATGTACGGGGCGGTCTTTGCTGTGGATTATTCGGACAACACCGAGATCGGGTCGTCTGTGTCGCCGGAGAGCTTTGTGTGCGCGGGGGAGTTCGCGTCGCCCTACCCGAGCTACTACCCGTCAGCCGGGTCGGAGTGCTGCTTCGGCGAAGTGATGCCCTCCTCCTCCGCCGTCGCGGTAGGGGCGGTGCCTCCCGCGGCGCCGGTGCCAGAGATGTCGGCGTCCCCGTGCTTCGCGGGGGAGGAGGCGAGGGGGGCGTGCGCTGGGGAGATCTCCGCGGCGATGAAGGCGAAGATCGCGAGCCATCCTCGGTACCCGAGCCTCGTGGAGGCCTACATAGAGTGCCGCAAG GTTGGAGCACCGCCGGAAATAGCGTCGGTTTTGGAAGAGATCCGGCGAGAGAACGATGCCAGCAAGGTCAGTGCAGCCACTGGTTGCTTCGGTGCCGACCCGGAGCTCGACGAGTTCATG GAATCTTACTTTGAGATCTTGGAGAGGTACAAGTCGGACCTGACTAAGCCTTTCGAGGAGGCAACCACGTTCTTGAACAGGATAGAGAGGAAGCTGAGGAATCTTTGCAGCGAAAGGACGCAGAGAAATTCCGGTTCAG ATGAGCAGGCAGAGTCATCGGATGACGAATTGAGTGGTGGAGAGATTGATGTCCGTGATGCACCACTCCGTGGTCAAGAGCGTGAGCTGAAAGACAAACTCTTACGTAAATACAGTGGTTACCTTAGTAGCCTCAGGCAAGAAttctcgaagaagaagaagaaagggaagttGCCGAAAGAAGCCACACAGACCTTGCTTGACTGGTGGAATTTGCACTATAAGTGGCCATATCCAACG GAAGCTGACAAGATTGCACTTGCCGAGTCTACTGGATTGGACCAAAAACAGATAAATAATTGGTTCATAAACCAGAGAAAACGCCACTGGAGGCCATCAGAAAATATGGAGTTTGGTTTAATGGATAGTCTTTCTGCAACTGTCTGCGAG GTTATAATTGCACGTATGAAGTATGAAACTTTCAGTTCTCATCTTTCTCAGAAGGGGACGATCCGAAG GTTATGCTTAGTTCAGGTTTTGCCTATATGCTGTTGA